In Thermodesulfobacteriota bacterium, a single genomic region encodes these proteins:
- a CDS encoding ribonuclease J: MPLKIIPLGGLGEIGLNMMVFEYEETLFVVDVGLMFPEDYMLGIDYVIPDMDYLKQSRLKVSGIILTHGHEDHIGALSYLLKEIHAPVFGTPFTLGLVRHKLEEKKLLSSAALHEIFPGEKLKLGAFEIEFIRVGHSVVDGVGLAINTPIGLIVHTGDFKISHSSLDGMTTDVNRFARCGEEGVLALLSDSTNVEKEGYTISDREISDTLARIMEGKKGRIIIALFASNITRIQHIVNIAQEREKKIVFSGRSIEISVNIARKLGYLSVPDGMEIDIEQVGDFSDDEIIIVTTGSQGEPMSALARMASGNHKQIKVKQEDTVILSSKFIPGNEKAITGIINKLYKRGADVIYEKISEIHVSGHAFREELKLMINLVKPKYFIPIHGEYRHLTLHARLAEQVGILHENVILAQNGQIIKFDKSGGRVEENVTTGRVLVDGKGIGDVGRSVLKERRLLSEHGLVVVNIAFDEETGIVVYGPEIVSRGFVFETETGHLVEDAQCVILEIIEEIGPDVPDRIDKIRSKMQSDLKNYFFFTIGRRPVILPFIIEV; encoded by the coding sequence GTGCCACTTAAAATTATTCCTCTTGGGGGACTGGGTGAAATCGGCCTAAACATGATGGTGTTTGAATATGAAGAAACACTTTTTGTGGTGGATGTCGGCCTGATGTTTCCCGAAGACTATATGCTGGGGATCGATTATGTAATCCCTGATATGGATTATTTAAAGCAAAGCCGACTCAAGGTGTCTGGTATTATTTTAACCCATGGCCATGAAGATCACATCGGCGCGCTTTCTTATCTGCTGAAAGAGATTCATGCACCGGTTTTCGGGACTCCGTTTACCCTGGGACTTGTACGTCACAAGCTTGAAGAAAAAAAACTCCTTTCCTCTGCCGCATTACATGAAATTTTTCCAGGAGAAAAACTTAAGCTGGGCGCCTTTGAGATTGAATTCATCCGCGTGGGCCACAGTGTTGTGGACGGAGTCGGTCTTGCCATCAATACCCCTATTGGACTCATTGTTCATACGGGCGATTTTAAAATAAGCCACAGCTCTCTTGACGGAATGACCACTGATGTGAACCGCTTTGCCCGGTGTGGAGAGGAAGGGGTGCTGGCGTTGCTTTCTGATTCTACAAACGTGGAAAAAGAAGGATATACCATTTCCGACAGAGAGATCAGCGACACTTTGGCAAGGATCATGGAGGGGAAAAAAGGGCGCATTATTATTGCGCTTTTTGCTTCAAACATTACTCGGATACAACATATTGTAAATATTGCGCAGGAAAGAGAAAAAAAGATTGTGTTCAGTGGGAGGAGTATAGAGATAAGCGTTAATATTGCAAGGAAGCTTGGATACCTTAGCGTTCCCGACGGTATGGAAATAGACATTGAGCAGGTCGGTGATTTTTCCGATGACGAAATTATAATCGTAACCACCGGTAGTCAGGGAGAACCCATGTCGGCCCTTGCGCGTATGGCCTCAGGAAACCATAAGCAAATAAAGGTCAAGCAAGAAGACACGGTTATTCTCTCTTCTAAGTTCATTCCTGGAAACGAGAAAGCCATCACCGGTATCATAAATAAATTATACAAGCGTGGTGCGGACGTTATTTATGAAAAAATATCTGAAATCCATGTGTCGGGTCATGCATTTCGGGAAGAACTGAAGCTGATGATCAACCTGGTAAAACCAAAATATTTTATTCCGATCCATGGTGAATACCGGCACCTGACATTGCATGCCAGATTGGCGGAACAGGTGGGAATCCTGCATGAAAATGTGATTCTGGCTCAAAACGGTCAGATCATCAAATTTGACAAAAGCGGGGGAAGAGTTGAAGAAAATGTCACCACCGGTCGCGTGCTCGTAGATGGCAAGGGTATAGGAGATGTCGGCAGAAGTGTGCTTAAAGAAAGACGCCTTTTGTCCGAACACGGTCTGGTGGTTGTAAACATTGCTTTTGATGAAGAAACCGGAATCGTGGTTTATGGACCTGAAATTGTTTCCAGAGGCTTTGTGTTTGAAACCGAAACCGGCCATCTTGTGGAAGATGCGCAATGTGTTATTCTGGAAATTATCGAAGAAATCGGTCCGGACGTTCCGGATAGGATTGACAAAATACGATCAAAAATGCAATCAGACTTAAAAAACTATTTTTTCTTTACCATAGGGCGCCGCCCGGTTATACTCCCGTTTATTATTGAAGTGTAA
- a CDS encoding lysophospholipid acyltransferase family protein, with the protein MIRTLIIFIWIVFATFFLGIVAIISSFFSQKGNFPHIIARFWGKSILWVSRIKVTVKGVHNIDPAKSYIFMPNHQSNFDIPVLLGCLPAQFRWLAKAELFRIPLFGRAMRGCGYISIDRSNRKSAFRSLEKAADTIRNGVSVLIFPEGTRSLDGKIRSFKKGGFVLTVDSGVSIIPVIIHGTWSIMPKNTLRIMPGNVILEVLQPIETSEYTRKTKDDLMDKVKDIMCHSFYEGKKEK; encoded by the coding sequence ATGATACGAACTCTGATTATTTTTATCTGGATTGTTTTTGCCACATTTTTTTTGGGAATTGTGGCGATCATATCATCCTTTTTCAGTCAAAAAGGAAATTTCCCCCATATCATTGCAAGATTCTGGGGCAAATCGATTCTCTGGGTGAGTCGCATAAAAGTCACAGTCAAAGGCGTTCATAATATTGATCCTGCCAAGTCCTACATTTTTATGCCAAACCACCAGAGCAATTTTGATATACCGGTACTGTTGGGATGCCTTCCTGCCCAGTTCAGATGGCTGGCAAAGGCAGAGCTTTTTAGAATACCGCTTTTCGGACGCGCCATGCGAGGGTGCGGCTATATCAGCATCGACCGATCAAATCGGAAATCTGCCTTTAGAAGCCTTGAAAAAGCGGCTGATACAATCAGAAACGGTGTATCGGTTTTAATTTTTCCCGAGGGAACCAGAAGTCTTGACGGAAAAATCAGGAGCTTTAAAAAGGGGGGGTTTGTTTTAACTGTTGATTCCGGGGTATCGATTATTCCCGTCATCATTCATGGTACCTGGTCAATCATGCCAAAAAACACCCTTAGAATCATGCCCGGAAATGTAATCCTTGAAGTATTGCAACCGATCGAAACTTCTGAATATACAAGAAAAACCAAAGACGATCTTATGGATAAAGTAAAAGACATTATGTGTCATTCATTTTATGAAGGGAAAAAGGAAAAGTAG
- a CDS encoding ferredoxin: MAFNPTVDEEKCEGCEECVDVCPVEVFEMQDDKSVPVNAEECLGCESCVEVCEAGAITVEEI; the protein is encoded by the coding sequence ATGGCTTTTAACCCCACTGTTGATGAAGAAAAATGCGAAGGTTGTGAAGAATGTGTCGATGTTTGCCCTGTTGAAGTATTTGAGATGCAGGATGATAAGTCGGTTCCTGTGAATGCCGAAGAATGCCTGGGTTGTGAAAGTTGTGTTGAGGTTTGTGAAGCGGGAGCAATCACCGTAGAAGAAATTTAA
- the cysS gene encoding cysteine--tRNA ligase translates to MSHSILDAIGNTPLVEIRNLNPNPKVKILAKLEYFNPGGSIKDRAALFMIEEGEKSGLLTSGKTVIEATSGNTGIGLALVCSVKGYKLLLAMSESVSVERQKILKARGADILLTPGHLGTDGAIEEVYRLVRKNPETYFMTDQFNNEANWKAHYSTTAMEVWKQTDRKVSVLVATMGTSGTLMGVSRRLKEYNSAINIVGVEPYLGHKIQGLKNMKEAYRPEIFEKNRLDKKINVDDEEAFEMTRRLAKQEGIFVGMSSGAAMVGALKEAATMTNGTVVVILPDNGERYLSTPLFAVKDKIKLNLFNTLSRKKEPFEPHVPGKVSMYSCGPTAHARMHVGEIRRFVFSDLLCRYLEYRGYEVKHILNITDLDDKTIHGSEQAGKKLSEFTEKHIRAFKDDLDALGIKPAEKYPRASEHINDMVSLAERLTQKGFAYEKLRSLYFDISRFSQYGRLSGIDLNKIKLGATVDLDEYEKDNPRDFTLFKRSRLSELKRGIYTQTDWGNVRPSWHMQCAAISTKYLGESYDIHTSSRELVFPHHENIIAIAGAAAGKTPAKYWIHCDRVLVNGKKVDTKGTGLTLKDLKDMGYGGRQIRYWLCSSHYRKHVIFSTERLEDAGRSLKRLDTFIRNLHNVHEGKHCLELQQLLYDIKKGFNSAMDDDLNISAAMASIFKAVKQVNVLISNKKIDPDDAAKIEAAFRKIDSVLKIFDFQDAVSDSKVEQIMAQREKARSEKNWELADKLRDKLKSMGVAVQDRKINKW, encoded by the coding sequence ATGAGCCATTCAATTCTGGATGCCATCGGCAACACACCTCTTGTTGAAATAAGGAACCTCAATCCCAACCCGAAAGTGAAGATCCTTGCAAAGCTGGAATATTTCAATCCCGGCGGTTCGATTAAGGACAGGGCAGCGCTGTTTATGATTGAAGAGGGTGAAAAATCAGGACTGCTTACTTCCGGCAAAACGGTAATTGAAGCCACAAGCGGAAACACCGGAATCGGTCTTGCGCTTGTTTGTTCTGTTAAGGGATATAAGCTTTTGCTTGCCATGTCCGAATCAGTCAGTGTGGAAAGACAGAAAATATTAAAAGCCCGTGGTGCGGATATCCTTTTAACTCCAGGTCACCTGGGGACGGATGGCGCCATTGAAGAGGTCTACAGGCTCGTGCGGAAAAATCCCGAGACCTACTTTATGACGGATCAATTTAATAATGAAGCCAACTGGAAGGCGCACTATTCAACCACAGCCATGGAGGTTTGGAAGCAGACTGACAGAAAAGTTTCCGTACTGGTCGCCACCATGGGCACATCCGGAACCCTCATGGGCGTTTCCAGGAGACTGAAAGAATACAATTCGGCTATAAATATCGTCGGTGTCGAACCCTACCTGGGTCATAAGATCCAGGGTCTAAAAAATATGAAAGAGGCATACCGCCCTGAAATTTTTGAAAAAAACCGTCTGGACAAAAAAATAAATGTTGATGATGAAGAGGCCTTTGAGATGACCAGACGGCTGGCAAAACAAGAGGGTATTTTTGTGGGGATGAGCAGCGGAGCGGCTATGGTTGGAGCGCTGAAAGAGGCTGCGACCATGACTAACGGCACGGTGGTTGTGATATTGCCGGATAACGGGGAACGATACCTGAGCACTCCGCTTTTTGCAGTAAAGGATAAGATCAAACTGAACTTATTTAACACCTTAAGCAGGAAAAAGGAGCCTTTTGAACCCCATGTGCCGGGGAAGGTCTCCATGTATTCGTGCGGTCCCACTGCTCATGCGAGGATGCATGTGGGGGAAATACGACGGTTTGTGTTTTCCGATCTTCTCTGTCGTTATCTTGAATACAGGGGCTATGAAGTCAAACACATTCTTAACATCACAGACCTGGACGATAAAACCATCCATGGCTCCGAACAGGCGGGCAAAAAGCTTTCAGAATTTACCGAAAAACACATACGAGCGTTTAAAGACGATCTGGACGCACTCGGAATCAAACCGGCGGAAAAATATCCCAGGGCGAGTGAACACATCAATGATATGGTTTCTCTTGCTGAAAGGCTGACCCAAAAAGGGTTTGCATATGAAAAGCTGCGAAGTTTATATTTTGACATTTCGCGATTTTCCCAATACGGCCGGCTGTCGGGTATTGATCTGAATAAGATTAAACTGGGCGCAACCGTTGATCTTGATGAGTATGAAAAAGATAATCCACGGGATTTCACCCTTTTTAAGCGATCCAGGCTTTCAGAGCTTAAAAGGGGAATTTATACCCAAACAGACTGGGGCAATGTACGTCCTTCATGGCATATGCAGTGTGCGGCCATATCCACGAAATATCTTGGAGAAAGCTATGATATTCATACCAGCAGCCGTGAGCTTGTATTTCCCCATCATGAAAACATCATTGCCATTGCCGGTGCAGCGGCCGGCAAAACCCCGGCAAAATATTGGATACATTGTGACCGGGTGCTGGTAAACGGCAAGAAGGTGGACACCAAGGGCACCGGTCTTACACTTAAAGACCTGAAGGATATGGGTTATGGGGGAAGACAAATCAGGTACTGGCTGTGTTCAAGCCATTATCGAAAACATGTCATTTTTTCAACAGAAAGGCTCGAAGATGCCGGACGATCGCTGAAAAGGCTTGATACCTTCATCCGCAACCTTCATAACGTTCATGAAGGTAAACATTGTTTAGAACTTCAACAGCTTTTGTATGACATAAAGAAAGGCTTTAACAGCGCCATGGATGATGATTTGAATATCTCTGCAGCCATGGCCTCTATTTTTAAAGCGGTTAAACAGGTCAACGTTCTGATCTCGAATAAGAAAATAGATCCGGATGATGCAGCCAAAATAGAGGCTGCTTTCCGCAAAATAGATTCTGTATTGAAAATATTTGATTTTCAAGATGCCGTTTCCGATTCAAAGGTGGAACAGATTATGGCGCAAAGAGAAAAAGCAAGGTCGGAAAAGAACTGGGAACTGGCCGATAAATTGCGTGATAAACTAAAATCCATGGGGGTTGCTGTTCAAGACCGGAAAATTAATAAATGGTAA
- the tmk gene encoding dTMP kinase yields the protein MFITLEGIEGSGKTTQINHINRFLGNRGHDCVVTREPGGTRIGEKIRSILLDPESKGMEPMTELLLYFSDRVQHVNQLIKPALDEGKTIICDRYFDATLVYQGYARGLDIKLIARLHELVLKGLKPDITFLLDVLPEIGLSRAWKQIDNGSRNGDETRFEKEALSFHQKIRAGYLELARLEPQRFRVIDASEEKNKVQLAIEKVLALI from the coding sequence ATGTTTATTACACTTGAAGGAATAGAAGGTTCGGGAAAAACGACTCAGATAAACCATATCAATCGTTTTCTGGGAAATAGGGGTCATGATTGTGTCGTTACTAGAGAGCCGGGCGGCACCAGGATCGGAGAAAAAATCAGGTCAATTCTGCTTGATCCCGAAAGTAAAGGAATGGAACCGATGACCGAGCTTCTTCTATACTTTTCAGACCGGGTTCAGCATGTAAACCAATTAATAAAACCGGCTTTAGATGAAGGCAAAACCATTATATGTGATCGCTATTTTGATGCCACCTTGGTTTATCAGGGTTATGCAAGGGGCCTTGATATAAAGCTGATTGCCCGGCTACATGAGCTGGTCCTCAAAGGATTAAAGCCGGATATAACCTTCCTTCTTGACGTTTTACCTGAAATCGGTCTTTCACGAGCCTGGAAGCAGATCGATAACGGCTCAAGGAACGGGGATGAAACACGGTTTGAAAAAGAAGCGCTTTCCTTTCACCAAAAAATCCGAGCAGGTTATCTTGAGCTTGCACGACTTGAACCCCAAAGATTTCGAGTGATCGATGCGTCTGAGGAAAAAAATAAAGTTCAGCTGGCAATCGAGAAGGTACTGGCTTTAATTTAG
- a CDS encoding HD domain-containing protein yields MKKLFIKDLRAGDLVEDIFVLSEKAMAQKRDGNNFLNITLSDKTGRLKGVIWDRVDEISAATTSGDFVQAKGSVSEYKGVLQFVVKNMTTIPADSTNPSDFLPATRRDIDKMFLRLLKIVASMEAGHIKKLFEAFFNDMDFVRKFKTAPAAKKMHHAYIGGLLEHTLSMALLADRIAGHYSGVDRDLLLAGAILHDIGKIGEFNYKYSIDYSDEGRLLSHIVIGVMILDEKLEAIEDFPPDQAVLLRHMIISHHGTREFGSPEPPKTIEAVLLNYIDEIDAKVNGIRDFMATEDPNESWTSYHRLLGRHFYRGKGD; encoded by the coding sequence ATGAAAAAACTATTTATCAAGGATTTAAGGGCCGGAGATTTGGTGGAAGATATTTTTGTATTATCAGAAAAAGCAATGGCTCAAAAACGGGATGGGAATAATTTTCTAAATATCACCCTATCCGATAAAACCGGCCGTCTAAAGGGGGTAATATGGGACAGGGTTGATGAGATATCCGCAGCCACAACCTCCGGTGACTTTGTGCAGGCTAAAGGTTCGGTTTCCGAATACAAGGGGGTGCTTCAATTCGTGGTGAAAAATATGACCACCATTCCAGCAGATTCGACCAACCCCTCTGATTTTCTCCCAGCCACACGTCGTGATATCGATAAAATGTTCCTGCGCCTTCTAAAAATCGTGGCTTCCATGGAAGCAGGGCATATAAAAAAGCTTTTTGAAGCGTTCTTTAATGACATGGATTTTGTCCGTAAATTTAAAACCGCTCCGGCAGCAAAAAAAATGCACCATGCCTATATCGGTGGCCTCCTTGAGCATACATTGTCCATGGCGCTTCTGGCTGACAGAATAGCCGGACATTACAGCGGCGTTGACCGGGACCTTTTGCTTGCAGGGGCAATACTTCATGATATCGGCAAGATCGGGGAATTTAACTATAAATATAGTATCGACTATTCAGACGAAGGCCGGCTCCTTAGCCATATTGTTATCGGGGTGATGATATTGGATGAAAAACTCGAAGCCATTGAAGATTTCCCACCGGACCAGGCCGTTTTGCTGAGGCATATGATCATCAGTCATCACGGGACAAGAGAATTCGGCTCACCGGAGCCGCCCAAAACAATAGAGGCTGTTTTATTGAACTACATCGATGAAATCGATGCCAAGGTAAATGGCATTCGCGATTTTATGGCTACAGAAGATCCGAATGAATCGTGGACCTCATATCATCGCCTGCTTGGGCGTCATTTTTACCGAGGGAAGGGGGATTAA